Proteins co-encoded in one Metabacillus sp. KUDC1714 genomic window:
- a CDS encoding glutaredoxin family protein gives MKKVIFYSKENCSLCDKGLAILKDIQKEIPFEYDIVDIYQDDELLELYQIMIPVVKIDDEIASYGILEKDNIRKRLL, from the coding sequence ATGAAAAAGGTTATTTTCTACTCAAAGGAAAATTGCTCTTTATGTGATAAGGGCTTAGCGATTTTAAAAGACATTCAAAAAGAAATTCCTTTTGAATATGATATTGTGGATATTTATCAGGATGATGAACTTTTGGAACTATATCAAATTATGATCCCCGTCGTAAAAATCGATGATGAAATCGCTTCTTATGGAATATTGGAAAAAGATAACATAAGAAAGCGGTTACTTTAA
- the rpoN gene encoding RNA polymerase factor sigma-54, producing MKIGLMQEQTLKMKMTQELQQAITLLQYSSVDLLSYIQELTMENPLIEVRETYSSPYRKSSSKSDKQSFIENSFEEKPSLREHLRNQLIDFSMTTNDRACLDLLINALDANGYLKDNLVDLARIVNVSEELLESKLYMLQSLEPAGVGARSLQECILLQLRRLPIRNELAETIILDHFRSFAEKSWKDLAKKLNVSIIEIQEIQHEIKKLEPRPGLKFESDESTYVTPDMIVRKTNNELQVIYNDELIPQLLFNQTLEPAILNTMDSETKDFYSKKLTQGRWLQRAIEQRKETMLNVMKVIIQKQHEYFLYGKSLLKPLTLKDIAEALDIHESTVSRTVKDKFIQTPHGLVSMKSFFSNKLDEESGEVSSASVKMKLMEMVNSEDKKKPLSDQKIANELKSRYGINISRRTVTKYREQLNISSSAIRKQY from the coding sequence ATGAAAATTGGGTTAATGCAAGAACAAACATTAAAAATGAAAATGACTCAAGAATTACAGCAAGCGATTACTTTATTACAATATTCCTCAGTTGATCTCCTTTCTTATATCCAGGAACTCACAATGGAAAATCCCCTCATTGAAGTAAGAGAAACCTACAGTTCTCCATATCGTAAGTCCAGCTCAAAATCAGATAAGCAATCATTTATTGAGAATTCCTTCGAAGAAAAGCCTAGCCTTAGAGAGCATTTGCGGAATCAGCTAATTGATTTTTCGATGACCACTAACGATAGAGCTTGTCTTGATTTATTAATCAATGCTCTTGACGCAAATGGATATTTGAAGGACAACTTAGTAGACCTTGCTCGAATCGTTAACGTTAGCGAAGAATTGCTTGAAAGCAAGTTATATATGCTTCAAAGCTTAGAGCCTGCAGGTGTTGGTGCACGTTCTCTGCAAGAGTGTATTTTATTACAGTTAAGGCGATTGCCGATTAGAAATGAACTCGCGGAAACAATCATATTAGACCATTTCCGGAGCTTTGCTGAAAAGTCTTGGAAGGACTTAGCTAAAAAATTAAATGTCTCAATAATTGAAATCCAGGAAATACAGCACGAAATAAAAAAACTTGAACCGAGACCGGGGCTAAAATTTGAAAGTGATGAATCAACATATGTAACTCCTGACATGATCGTTAGAAAGACAAATAATGAGTTACAGGTAATTTATAATGACGAGCTTATTCCGCAACTATTATTTAATCAGACCTTAGAACCAGCTATTCTGAATACGATGGATTCAGAGACAAAGGATTTTTATTCTAAAAAGCTAACACAGGGAAGATGGCTGCAAAGAGCGATTGAACAGCGTAAAGAGACAATGTTAAATGTAATGAAGGTGATCATTCAAAAACAACACGAATATTTTTTATATGGAAAAAGCCTTCTGAAGCCACTAACATTAAAGGATATCGCAGAAGCCTTGGACATTCATGAATCGACGGTTAGCAGGACGGTAAAGGATAAATTCATCCAAACACCTCATGGCTTAGTAAGTATGAAATCATTTTTCTCAAATAAGCTTGATGAAGAAAGTGGTGAGGTTTCATCTGCCTCTGTAAAAATGAAACTGATGGAAATGGTTAATTCTGAAGATAAAAAGAAACCTTTATCAGATCAAAAAATTGCAAATGAGTTAAAATCTCGTTATGGTATAAATATTTCAAGAAGAACAGTTACAAAATATCGCGAACAATTAAACATTTCATCATCAGCGATAAGAAAGCAGTATTAA
- the clpP gene encoding ATP-dependent Clp endopeptidase proteolytic subunit ClpP, whose product MNLIPTVIEQTNRGERAYDIYSRLLKDRIIMLGSGIDDNVANSIVSQLLFLEAEDPEKDISIYINSPGGSITAGMAIYDTMQFIKPQVSTICIGMAASMGAFLLAAGEKGKRYALPNSEVMIHQPLGGAQGQATEIEIAAKRILFLRDKLNKILSDRTGQSLDVIERDTERDNFMTASRALEYGLIDKVLDRSPIGEK is encoded by the coding sequence ATGAATTTAATCCCTACAGTTATTGAACAAACAAATCGTGGTGAGCGTGCTTACGACATTTACTCTCGTCTATTGAAAGACCGCATTATTATGCTTGGAAGTGGAATTGACGATAACGTAGCAAACTCAATCGTATCTCAGCTATTATTTTTAGAAGCAGAGGATCCAGAAAAGGATATTTCCATTTATATTAACTCACCTGGTGGATCAATCACTGCTGGTATGGCGATTTATGACACGATGCAATTTATTAAACCACAAGTTTCAACAATTTGTATCGGTATGGCCGCTTCAATGGGTGCATTCTTACTTGCAGCTGGTGAAAAGGGTAAACGTTATGCACTTCCTAACAGTGAAGTAATGATTCACCAACCACTTGGCGGAGCACAAGGTCAGGCAACAGAAATTGAAATTGCTGCAAAGCGTATTCTTTTCTTGCGTGACAAATTAAACAAAATTCTTTCAGACCGTACTGGTCAGTCCTTAGATGTCATTGAGCGTGATACAGAGCGTGATAATTTCATGACTGCTAGTCGAGCTCTAGAGTATGGTTTAATTGATAAAGTATTAGACCGTAGCCCAATTGGCGAAAAGTAA
- the whiA gene encoding DNA-binding protein WhiA, whose amino-acid sequence MSFASETKKELTNLELKPCCLKAELSALIRMNGSLSFSNRVIMVDIQTENAAIARRIYILLKKQYDITVELLVRKKMRLKKNNVYIVRLAEKAKAILEDLNILEEDFTFVRNISSSLVKKKCCKRSYIRGAFLAGGSVNNPETSSYHLEIFSLYKEHNDSLCELMNTFDLNSKTLERKKGFITYLKEAEKITELLNIIGAHQALLRFEDVRIVRDMRNSVNRLVNCETANLNKTIGAALRQVENIRFIDNKIGLDALPDKLREIAKLRVEYQDVTLKELGEMVTSGTISKSGINHRLRKLDQIAEQLRTGQPLSLK is encoded by the coding sequence TTGTCATTTGCATCTGAAACAAAAAAGGAACTAACAAACTTAGAACTAAAGCCTTGCTGCCTAAAAGCAGAGCTATCTGCACTTATTAGAATGAATGGATCCCTTTCATTTTCAAACCGAGTGATTATGGTTGATATTCAAACAGAAAATGCAGCTATTGCAAGGCGTATCTATATATTATTAAAAAAGCAATATGATATCACAGTGGAATTACTAGTACGTAAAAAAATGCGATTGAAAAAGAACAATGTCTATATTGTTCGCCTAGCTGAAAAGGCAAAGGCTATCTTAGAGGATTTAAATATTTTAGAGGAAGATTTTACCTTTGTAAGGAATATATCAAGCTCACTGGTGAAAAAGAAATGTTGCAAACGCTCTTATATTCGTGGAGCATTTCTTGCAGGAGGCTCTGTTAACAATCCTGAAACTTCCTCTTATCATCTCGAAATTTTCTCTCTTTACAAAGAGCATAATGATTCTCTTTGCGAGTTAATGAATACATTTGATTTAAACAGCAAGACGTTAGAACGAAAAAAGGGCTTCATTACGTATTTAAAAGAAGCAGAAAAAATTACCGAGCTTCTTAATATAATCGGTGCCCATCAAGCATTACTTCGTTTTGAGGATGTAAGAATTGTCCGAGATATGAGGAATTCTGTTAATCGTCTAGTGAATTGTGAAACAGCCAATTTGAACAAAACGATTGGTGCTGCACTAAGACAGGTTGAAAATATTCGATTCATCGATAATAAAATTGGGCTAGATGCATTACCCGATAAACTTCGAGAAATTGCAAAGCTACGAGTCGAATATCAGGATGTTACATTAAAAGAACTGGGTGAAATGGTAACAAGCGGAACAATTAGCAAATCTGGTATAAACCATCGCTTACGAAAATTAGACCAAATTGCAGAACAACTACGAACAGGCCAACCGCTATCATTAAAATAA
- a CDS encoding HPr family phosphocarrier protein: MVEKKVEVHLKTGLQARPAALFVQEANRFASDVFLEKDGKKVNAKSIMGLMSLAISSGSIITLIAEGNDEEEAVDTLANYVQQEG, translated from the coding sequence ATGGTTGAAAAAAAAGTTGAAGTTCACCTGAAAACTGGTTTACAAGCTCGTCCAGCAGCACTATTTGTTCAAGAAGCAAACCGGTTTGCATCAGATGTTTTCTTAGAGAAAGACGGAAAAAAGGTAAATGCTAAAAGCATTATGGGGCTTATGAGTTTAGCAATAAGTTCAGGATCTATCATAACACTAATTGCAGAAGGTAATGACGAAGAAGAAGCAGTAGATACATTAGCTAACTATGTACAGCAAGAAGGATAA
- a CDS encoding EAL domain-containing protein: MINSFFANYHPLLVVVSFIIAILSSYTGFDILYRLSNQKGRKKTIWIWYGSFTIGIGIWTAHFLGMLAFIPFHSFDLSHVSISLIVAISLMYLTLIISAKAQKSRAHGNLASLIWGISFLVLHFSGMESFHGQIEYNFFSVLVATLFALLPTFYILKMFMRNMLSPSLGIFRMKMISGILMGISLMCLHFLSMVGMTSHLAASEHVTINHNIYLTVGIGIGSVVILFFFILISVIDRKFTSQSQKLERTEQVEKELIESEERYRNLIEKSPMALLVIQDDIIVYANPEAIKLYGASHDKQLIGKSIKKIVHPDSIEHFKNSVDNLFKGKEQHFQEYKLFTLDKKSIIVEGSGAKVMYNGKPALLAMGKDLTEQKVLIEQLTINEQRYQSLFEYNKDAVYSFDLTGNFTNVNKASEHLTGYSSAELLTMSFEEIIHPDDISKAMTAFDNATKGSTDTLYVNVVHKSGKLVYVNVTNIPIVIEEKIVGIYGIAKDITEQKKAQALVQHMAYHDHLTGLPNRSMLEKCLSTGLELSTRKAVLFIDLDRFKVINDTLGHTIGDLLLKEVAQSLKRSVNENDMVFRQGGDEFIVILENVDRDQAAKIAERIIEMLTKPFKINEYDIFTSPSIGISLYPDDGETGEILIKHADFAMYQAKSAGKKTYRFYSSYEEEGTYNSLEMEMALHKAIQRHELVLHYQPKIDLKTGKISGAEALIRWNHPEWGIVSPENFIPIAEETGQIIPIGEWVLYTACVQNKTWHKKGFPNLVMSVNLSARQFSQANLVQTVAKILNETGLDPQYLEIEITESMTTDIERTITTLKELKRLGVRISIDDFGTGFSSLNYLKRFPVDTLKIDQSFVRELHNNPSDETIVKTIISMAHNLNLNVVAEGIETKEHLVFLQQYVCNEGQGYYFSKPVLAEEFESKFKDIEKIVISCGISQDLNDRLWAEELIQNARKELQETVRLQQGMTMKFKKVNGRFIHTLFDGELAYQLGLVPEQTIGKELIDFIPVEKAKEKTRYYQRAWDGEENVTYEGELNGIYYLAALSPIKRGGEIVEIIGSCINITQLKETEKALRKSQEMYRLMAENMKDLVSIYDVNGTMVYASPSHENVLGYPPSHFEGRKIYSLFPEADQNMHKFSFMEMVKTKQASQKEIKFKKLDGGICIFESVLTPILDENGNVQHVIGVARNITEMLKAEELLRKSEKLTIAGEIAAEVAQEIRNPMTSIKGLFQLLQKGIYKPEYFDIIQVEITLIEEIINEFLKQYKHTTSTKDKKSKNVDEEDE; the protein is encoded by the coding sequence GTGATTAATTCATTTTTTGCTAACTATCATCCATTACTTGTTGTTGTTTCATTTATTATTGCTATCTTATCTTCTTATACTGGTTTTGATATACTTTACCGCCTTTCAAACCAAAAGGGGCGAAAGAAAACAATTTGGATATGGTATGGTTCTTTTACTATTGGTATTGGGATTTGGACGGCGCATTTTTTAGGAATGCTTGCTTTTATACCCTTTCATTCATTTGACTTATCTCATGTGTCTATTTCTTTAATAGTTGCAATAAGTCTTATGTATTTAACATTAATCATCAGTGCAAAAGCTCAAAAAAGTAGGGCTCATGGCAACTTAGCAAGTCTTATTTGGGGGATAAGCTTTCTCGTACTTCATTTTAGCGGAATGGAGTCATTTCATGGTCAAATTGAATACAATTTTTTCTCAGTTTTAGTAGCGACACTATTCGCCTTATTACCGACCTTTTATATTCTAAAAATGTTTATGCGGAATATGTTATCTCCTTCATTAGGCATTTTTCGTATGAAGATGATTAGCGGAATTCTTATGGGAATTAGTTTAATGTGTTTGCACTTTTTATCAATGGTAGGAATGACAAGCCATCTTGCTGCTTCTGAACATGTAACCATCAACCATAATATTTACTTAACCGTTGGAATAGGGATAGGTAGTGTAGTTATTCTTTTCTTTTTTATTTTGATTTCTGTAATAGATAGAAAATTCACCAGCCAGTCACAAAAGTTAGAACGTACTGAACAGGTGGAGAAGGAACTGATTGAGAGTGAAGAACGTTATCGTAATCTTATTGAGAAATCCCCCATGGCACTGCTTGTAATTCAAGATGACATAATTGTTTACGCAAATCCTGAAGCGATTAAATTATATGGTGCTTCTCATGATAAGCAATTAATTGGAAAATCAATTAAGAAAATTGTTCATCCTGATAGTATCGAACACTTTAAAAATTCAGTGGATAATCTATTTAAAGGCAAGGAACAACATTTTCAGGAATATAAGCTTTTTACACTTGATAAAAAATCTATTATTGTAGAGGGTTCTGGAGCAAAAGTTATGTATAATGGTAAGCCAGCGCTTTTAGCAATGGGGAAAGATCTTACCGAACAGAAGGTGCTCATCGAACAATTAACGATCAACGAACAACGTTATCAGTCTCTCTTTGAATATAACAAGGATGCTGTCTACTCATTTGATTTAACAGGAAATTTTACTAATGTTAATAAAGCCAGTGAACACCTGACAGGTTACAGTTCAGCTGAGTTATTAACTATGTCATTTGAGGAGATTATCCATCCGGATGATATATCAAAAGCAATGACTGCTTTTGATAATGCAACGAAAGGGAGTACCGATACACTTTATGTAAACGTTGTTCATAAATCGGGGAAACTAGTTTATGTTAATGTAACAAATATACCGATTGTTATTGAAGAGAAAATTGTGGGCATTTATGGAATTGCAAAGGACATTACAGAGCAAAAGAAAGCACAAGCTTTGGTACAGCATATGGCATACCATGATCATCTGACTGGGTTGCCAAACAGAAGTATGCTTGAGAAGTGTTTGTCGACTGGATTAGAACTTTCAACGAGAAAAGCAGTCCTGTTTATTGACCTAGACCGTTTTAAAGTTATAAACGATACATTAGGCCATACGATAGGCGATCTATTGTTAAAAGAAGTAGCTCAAAGCTTAAAGCGCTCTGTAAATGAAAACGATATGGTATTCCGACAGGGCGGCGATGAGTTTATTGTGATTTTGGAAAATGTGGATCGTGATCAAGCCGCAAAGATAGCAGAACGAATAATCGAAATGCTAACTAAACCTTTCAAAATTAACGAATATGATATTTTTACTTCTCCGAGTATTGGGATTAGCTTATATCCTGATGACGGGGAAACGGGAGAGATCTTAATTAAACATGCGGATTTTGCGATGTATCAAGCAAAGTCAGCTGGAAAGAAAACGTATAGATTTTATTCTTCATATGAGGAAGAAGGAACATATAATTCTTTAGAAATGGAGATGGCATTGCACAAAGCAATCCAACGTCATGAGCTTGTCTTGCACTATCAACCAAAAATAGATCTTAAAACAGGTAAAATCTCTGGTGCAGAGGCATTAATTCGCTGGAATCATCCTGAATGGGGGATTGTTTCTCCTGAAAATTTTATCCCAATTGCAGAAGAAACAGGACAAATTATTCCGATTGGAGAATGGGTCTTGTATACAGCCTGTGTTCAAAACAAGACTTGGCATAAAAAAGGATTTCCAAACTTAGTTATGTCTGTAAATTTATCAGCACGGCAATTTTCTCAGGCAAACCTTGTTCAAACAGTTGCAAAAATATTAAATGAGACTGGGCTTGATCCGCAGTACTTGGAGATTGAAATTACCGAAAGTATGACAACAGATATTGAAAGGACAATTACTACTTTAAAGGAATTAAAACGTTTAGGAGTACGAATTAGTATTGATGATTTCGGGACAGGCTTTAGCTCATTGAATTATTTAAAACGTTTCCCTGTTGATACATTAAAGATCGATCAATCCTTTGTTCGTGAACTCCATAATAATCCTAGTGACGAAACAATTGTAAAAACAATTATTTCGATGGCTCACAACTTAAATTTAAACGTTGTAGCTGAGGGGATTGAAACGAAGGAGCATTTAGTGTTTCTTCAACAATATGTTTGTAATGAAGGTCAGGGATATTATTTTAGTAAACCCGTTCTTGCGGAAGAATTTGAAAGCAAGTTTAAGGACATTGAAAAAATAGTAATCTCATGTGGGATTTCTCAAGATCTGAATGATCGTTTATGGGCTGAGGAATTAATTCAAAATGCACGAAAAGAACTTCAGGAAACTGTGCGGTTACAGCAAGGAATGACCATGAAGTTCAAAAAAGTGAATGGACGATTTATTCATACCTTATTCGACGGAGAACTAGCTTATCAACTTGGCCTAGTTCCTGAACAAACGATAGGAAAAGAACTAATTGATTTTATACCAGTTGAAAAAGCAAAAGAGAAAACAAGATATTATCAAAGAGCATGGGATGGCGAGGAAAATGTAACGTACGAAGGTGAGCTTAACGGTATCTATTATCTTGCTGCTTTAAGTCCGATTAAAAGAGGCGGAGAAATTGTAGAGATTATTGGCTCATGTATAAACATTACGCAATTAAAAGAAACCGAAAAAGCATTACGTAAAAGCCAAGAAATGTATCGCCTAATGGCTGAAAATATGAAAGATCTCGTCTCAATTTATGATGTAAACGGGACAATGGTATACGCTTCTCCTTCTCATGAAAATGTACTCGGTTATCCTCCAAGTCATTTTGAAGGTAGGAAAATATATAGTCTTTTCCCTGAAGCTGATCAGAACATGCATAAGTTTTCTTTTATGGAAATGGTAAAAACAAAGCAAGCAAGTCAGAAAGAAATTAAATTCAAAAAGCTTGATGGTGGCATTTGTATATTTGAATCAGTATTAACACCGATTTTGGACGAAAATGGAAATGTTCAGCATGTCATTGGGGTGGCAAGAAATATTACTGAGATGCTAAAAGCAGAAGAGCTTTTACGGAAATCTGAAAAGTTAACAATTGCCGGAGAAATAGCAGCTGAAGTTGCCCAAGAAATAAGGAACCCGATGACATCAATAAAGGGTTTGTTCCAGTTACTTCAAAAAGGAATCTATAAACCAGAATACTTTGATATCATCCAGGTTGAAATTACATTGATTGAAGAGATCATTAATGAGTTTCTTAAACAGTATAAGCACACGACTTCCACTAAGGACAAAAAAAGTAAAAATGTGGATGAGGAAGATGAATAA
- a CDS encoding sugar-binding transcriptional regulator: MKSLIEVQKKLLPDLLQVMQKRYQILQYIRLMQPIGRRSLSISLGLSERVLRNEVQFLKDQNLVEIHTSGMNLTKDGTSLLTVLEEMMKDVLGLTLLENTLKEKFNLNKVIVVSGDSDQSPWVQKEMGRACVSCIKKRFDAKNIVAVTGGTTLAAVAEMMTPDSKNRELLFVPARGGLGETVENQANTICAKMAERASGNYRLLHVPDQLSKDAYQSIIEEPSIKELLDMVKSSSMVIHGIGDAKTMAERRRTPEKDFLKIEKGNAVAESFGYYFDQEGNIVHKVQTVGIQLEDIDEVPNVIAVAGGASKAKAINAYMKQALDSVLITDEGAANELIRD, encoded by the coding sequence ATGAAATCATTAATAGAAGTACAAAAGAAATTATTGCCTGACCTTTTACAGGTTATGCAAAAACGCTATCAAATTCTGCAATACATTCGGTTAATGCAGCCGATTGGACGAAGAAGTCTCTCAATTAGTCTAGGATTAAGTGAAAGAGTCCTTAGGAATGAAGTTCAATTTCTGAAAGATCAGAATTTAGTTGAAATTCACACCTCGGGTATGAACTTAACGAAAGACGGAACATCTCTATTGACTGTTCTCGAAGAAATGATGAAAGACGTATTAGGATTGACTCTTTTGGAAAATACATTAAAAGAGAAATTTAATCTTAACAAAGTGATCGTCGTTTCGGGTGACAGTGATCAATCCCCATGGGTACAAAAAGAAATGGGAAGAGCATGTGTATCATGTATAAAAAAGCGATTTGATGCAAAAAATATCGTCGCTGTTACTGGAGGCACAACCCTTGCTGCTGTTGCAGAAATGATGACTCCAGATAGCAAAAATCGCGAACTTCTATTTGTTCCTGCACGTGGAGGACTTGGAGAAACAGTTGAAAATCAAGCGAACACAATTTGTGCAAAGATGGCAGAGCGTGCTAGTGGAAATTACCGACTTTTACACGTTCCAGATCAGCTTAGTAAGGATGCTTATCAATCAATCATTGAAGAGCCTTCTATTAAAGAACTCTTAGATATGGTGAAATCCTCAAGTATGGTTATTCATGGAATTGGAGACGCTAAAACGATGGCAGAGCGCCGGAGAACTCCGGAAAAGGATTTCCTTAAAATAGAAAAAGGAAATGCTGTAGCAGAATCGTTTGGTTATTATTTTGACCAAGAGGGTAATATCGTACATAAGGTTCAAACAGTAGGAATTCAGCTAGAGGACATTGATGAGGTGCCAAATGTTATTGCCGTAGCAGGTGGAGCATCAAAGGCAAAGGCAATTAATGCCTATATGAAACAAGCATTAGACTCTGTTTTAATAACAGATGAAGGTGCTGCAAATGAGTTAATAAGGGATTAA
- the gap gene encoding type I glyceraldehyde-3-phosphate dehydrogenase, translated as MAVKIGINGFGRIGRNVFRAALKNPNVDVVAVNDLTDANMLAHLLKYDTVHGKLDAEVSVDGNNLVVEGKTIQVSAERDPAKLTWGEQGVDIVVESTGFFTKRADAAKHLEAGAKKVIISAPASDEDITIVMGVNEDKYDAASHDVISNASCTTNCLAPFAKVLNDKFGIKRGMMTTVHSYTNDQQILDLPHKDYRRARAAAENIIPTTTGAAKAVSLVLPELKGKLNGGAMRVPTPNVSLVDLVAELDKEVTVDEVNAALQAAAEGELKGILGYSEEPLVSGDYNGNINSSTIDALSTMVMEGSMVKVISWYDNESGYSNRVVDLAEYLASKGL; from the coding sequence ATGGCAGTAAAAATCGGTATTAATGGTTTTGGTCGTATTGGTCGTAATGTATTCCGTGCAGCATTAAAAAATCCTAACGTTGACGTTGTAGCAGTTAACGATTTAACAGATGCTAACATGTTAGCTCATCTTTTAAAATATGATACAGTTCACGGAAAATTAGATGCAGAAGTTTCTGTTGACGGTAACAACCTAGTAGTAGAAGGAAAAACAATTCAAGTATCTGCTGAGCGTGACCCAGCTAAATTAACTTGGGGCGAGCAAGGCGTTGATATCGTAGTTGAATCTACTGGTTTCTTCACTAAGCGTGCAGACGCTGCGAAACACTTAGAAGCAGGCGCTAAAAAAGTTATCATCTCTGCTCCAGCAAGTGACGAAGATATTACAATCGTTATGGGTGTAAACGAAGATAAATACGATGCAGCTAGCCACGATGTAATTTCTAACGCTTCTTGTACTACTAACTGTTTAGCTCCATTTGCTAAAGTATTAAATGATAAATTCGGTATCAAACGTGGTATGATGACAACTGTTCACTCATACACAAATGATCAACAAATCTTAGATTTACCACATAAAGACTACCGTCGTGCTCGTGCGGCAGCTGAAAACATCATCCCAACTACAACTGGTGCTGCTAAAGCTGTTTCTCTAGTATTACCTGAATTAAAAGGTAAATTAAACGGTGGAGCTATGCGTGTTCCAACTCCTAACGTTTCTTTAGTTGACTTAGTTGCTGAATTAGATAAAGAAGTAACTGTTGATGAAGTAAACGCAGCATTACAAGCAGCTGCTGAAGGCGAATTAAAAGGTATCCTTGGATACAGTGAAGAGCCATTAGTATCTGGTGATTACAACGGTAACATTAATTCTTCTACAATCGATGCTTTATCTACAATGGTTATGGAAGGTA
- a CDS encoding gluconeogenesis factor YvcK family protein, giving the protein MVNEHLPKVVIIGGGTGLSVLLRGLKQFPLDITAIVTVADDGGSSGRLRNELNIPPPGDIRNVLAALSDVEPLVEELFQHRFNKGNNLIGHSLGNLILAAMTNITGDFVHAIKEMSTVLNVRGKVLPAANTSVILNAEMEDGTIVSGESKIPFSGKKIKRVFLSPDDIEPLPETIDVIREADLIIIGPGSLYTSILPNLLVPKIGEEVCKAKAKKVYICNVMTQAGETLNFSASDHVKALYDHMRCTFMNTILVNEEEIPDHIKSLYEEELAKPVHFDIEALKSLGLEVITDKIVSYENSVIRHDTNKVAKLLYGILQQEMT; this is encoded by the coding sequence ATGGTGAATGAACATTTGCCAAAGGTTGTCATCATTGGCGGGGGTACTGGTTTATCAGTCCTTTTACGAGGATTAAAGCAGTTCCCCTTAGACATTACAGCAATTGTCACAGTCGCAGATGATGGCGGGAGCTCAGGCAGGCTCCGAAATGAATTAAACATTCCTCCTCCTGGTGATATTCGCAATGTATTAGCAGCTTTGTCAGATGTTGAGCCTCTTGTCGAGGAGCTTTTTCAGCATCGTTTCAATAAAGGCAATAATTTAATTGGACATTCATTAGGAAATCTTATCCTAGCTGCTATGACAAATATTACTGGTGACTTTGTCCATGCAATAAAGGAAATGAGTACTGTGTTAAATGTGCGTGGGAAAGTATTACCTGCTGCAAATACCAGTGTCATTTTAAACGCTGAAATGGAAGATGGAACCATTGTTTCTGGTGAGTCCAAAATTCCTTTTTCAGGAAAGAAAATAAAGCGGGTCTTTCTTAGTCCTGATGATATTGAGCCGTTACCTGAAACAATTGATGTGATTAGAGAAGCGGATTTAATTATAATTGGGCCTGGAAGTCTGTACACAAGTATTCTCCCTAACCTTCTTGTTCCAAAAATAGGCGAAGAGGTTTGTAAAGCAAAAGCAAAAAAGGTTTACATTTGTAATGTGATGACACAAGCAGGAGAAACATTGAATTTTTCTGCAAGTGATCATGTTAAAGCATTATATGATCATATGAGATGCACATTTATGAATACCATTCTTGTTAATGAAGAAGAAATTCCTGATCATATCAAATCGTTATATGAAGAGGAGCTTGCAAAGCCAGTACATTTTGATATCGAGGCATTAAAATCATTAGGCCTTGAGGTCATCACAGATAAAATTGTAAGTTACGAAAATAGTGTTATTAGACATGATACAAATAAAGTGGCAAAGCTACTTTATGGAATCCTTCAGCAAGAAATGACATAA